From one Colletotrichum destructivum chromosome 3, complete sequence genomic stretch:
- a CDS encoding Putative ricin B-like lectin, with product MSAVTLDSNAWYAISEGRVANVSDPLTTSLQDTTNGLRVFGKTDALWQFQPVGNRDGRYLVRLNAAGVGQQLSVCWNLAEVHPSRTRGCMRKTESDESQQWDITEWESEKGTLKFTNVANGTGYVLDVHPGSNLFMSSEIEGTDGVSARQPAQHWIMTSSKAVNDGAYSTIYSAGVSGLLKNVVWSEQGADNPQTTPVSTASSSASGSSSATATATGTDAGAATATSSGGSTTGTSSPGSSSSGGLSTGAAAGIGVGVSLGAIAILGAAFFFWWRRRRASRDAAAAAAAAPGNHHHEMGHDGSTIGKSSPGTANASTVAGSPSPAHGYYAHEAKVLGHMQPHSQSAEANTNPIYEAPTETRYELDSGTGGHTHAPTQHELSDSQTRR from the coding sequence ATGTCCGCTGTGACGCTGGACTCCAACGCGTGGTACGCCATCTCCGAGGGTCGTGTCGCCAACGTCTCCGACCCTCTCACGACGAGTCTGCAAGATACGACCAACGGGCTCAGGGTGTTCGGCAAGACGGACGCGTTGTGGCAGTTCCAACCGGTGGGCAACAGGGATGGTCGGTATCTCGTGAGACTGAACGCGGCCGGCGTGGGCCAGCAGCTTTCCGTGTGCTGGAACCTGGCCGAGGTTCACCCCAGCAGGACGAGGGGCTGCATGAGGAAGACGGAGTCGGACGAGAGCCAGCAATGGGACATCACCGAATGGGAGAGCGAGAAGGGCACGCTCAAGTTCACCAacgtcgccaacggcacgggatacgtcctcgacgtccacCCGGGGAGTAACCTGTTCATGTCGAGCGAGATCGAGGGCACCGACGGCGTGTCCGCGCGCCAGCCTGCCCAACACTGGATCATGACGAGTTCAAAGGCTGTCAATGATGGAGCGTACTCCACCATCTACTCGGCGGGCGTGAGTGGACTGCTGAAAAACGTGGTATGGAGTGAACAAGGCGCTGACAATCCACAGACCACTCCTGTAAGcacggcatcatcatcggcatcgggaTCATCATCTGCAACTGCAACGGCAACAGGAACAGACGCaggagcagcgacggcgacgtcttcCGGTGGCTCTACTACCGGAACCTCGAGCCCCGGTTCCTCATCTTCCGGAGGGCTCTCAACCGGCGCCGCAGCCGGAATCGGCGTGGGCGTCTCCCTCGGGGCCATCGCTATCCTAGGCGCcgctttcttcttctggtgGCGCCGCAGAAGAGCCTCCAgagacgcggcggcggcagcagcagcagcacccgGTAACCATCACCATGAGATGGGCCACGACGGCAGTACTATCGGAAAGTCGAGCCCCGGGACTGCCAACGCCTCTACCGTCGCCGGctctccgtcgccggcccACGGCTACTACGCGCacgaggccaaggtcctGGGCCATATGCAACCGCACTCACAAAGCGCCGAGGCCAACACGAACCCGATATACGAAGCCCCGACCGAGACCAGATATGAGTTAGATTCTGGGACGGGAGGTCATACTCACGCACCTACGCAACATGAGCTGTCAGACAGTCAGACGAGGCGGTGA
- a CDS encoding Putative six-hairpin glycosidase superfamily, glycogen debranching enzyme, whose translation MRLSATLAIAPLGARLAQAALDLDAITEKYFGNDAPWYKNRVPLFESSDTQITDVYYYRWNLFRTHQRDIGSKYGFISTEFIDNVGWQTQPWASNNCAAIFHLSEGRWCRDPRFKRDYATFMYSSDSNPRQFSESMADGVWRNYLVDGDPELAFSLLDDMQRVYNLWIGDHFDESKGLFWVEPIADATEYTISSIDASGGYDGFFGGNAFRPTINTYQYANARAIAKIASLKGGLDSIVEEYNSRAEALKETLQRDLWNSTFEHFVDRYFVDNENVTYWDFIRGRELAGLVPWAHDLPDDDAKFGEAWKHALNSDELGGPFGLRTVEPSYEHYMRVWRYEGTQTECHWNGPSWPYQTTQVLTSLANVLDHYPNSSSLVTVGDYTRLLRQYAQQHYNKHYDNILDIEENYDPDTGEPIVGLGRSHHYFHSGYVDLILSGFVGVRPREDDVLEVNPLADPAAISYFRAERILYHGREVAVQWDATGEHYGVAGLRVEVDGKVVASSDKLERLTAEVTRAPVSVVRPLAQSIQLQATEPLPIINASVPNYNVDRLHDVFDGRVWFWTQDTIANGFDTPENSNAEEWVSIEFGSTVDAARAEVAFFANEERGFDVPASYKLQVLSGEWTDVPDATYDKPLANGITNVKWTAVSTESLRILVTPQEGKRVRLVELKVFTE comes from the coding sequence ATGAGACTCTCCGCAACTCTGGCGATAGCCCCTTTGGGTGCCCGCCTGGCTCAGGCCGCCTTGGACCTCGATGCCATCACTGAGAAGTACTTCGGCAACGACGCGCCCTGGTACAAGAACCGCGTCCCCCTTTTCGAGTCCAGTGACACCCAGATCACCGACGTCTACTACTACCGCTGGAACCTCTTCCGTACACATCAGCGTGACATCGGCTCGAAGTACGGTTTCATTTCCACCGAGTTTATCGACAACGTCGGCTGGCAGACCCAGCCGTGGGCCTCCAACAActgcgccgccatcttccaTCTCTCTGAGGGTCGGTGGTGCCGGGATCCGCGTTTCAAGCGGGATTATGCGACATTCATGTACAGTTCGGACAGTAACCCGCGGCAGTTCTCCGAGAGCATGGCCGACGGAGTCTGGAGAAACTacctcgtcgatggtgacCCCGAGCTggccttttctctcttggATGACATGCAGAGAGTGTACAACCTGTGGATCGGAGACCACTTCGACGAGTCCAAGGGCCTCTTCTGGGTTGAGCCCATTGCCGATGCCACGGAGTACACTATCTCCAGCATCGATGCTTCTGGCGGCTACGATGGCTTCTTCGGAGGCAACGCTTTCCGCCCCACGATCAACACCTATCAATACGCCAATGCCCGTGCCATCGCCAAGATTGCTTCCCTGAAGGGCGGTCTTGACAGTATTGTCGAGGAGTACAACAGCCGCGCCGAGGCGCTCAAGGAGACGTTGCAGAGAGATTTATGGAACTCCACCTTCGAGCACTTTGTCGACCGCTACTTTGTCGACAACGAGAACGTCACCTACTGGGACTTTATCAGAGGGCGTGAGCTTGCTGGCCTCGTCCCCTGGGCCCACGACCTCcccgatgacgacgccaagTTCGGCGAAGCTTGGAAGCACGCCCTCAATTCCGACGAGCTTGGCGGCCCTTTTGGCCTCCGCACCGTCGAGCCCTCGTACGAGCACTACATGCGCGTCTGGCGATACGAGGGCACCCAGACCGAATGCCACTGGAACGGCCCCTCTTGGCCCTACCAGACGACGCAGGTGTTGACCTCGCTCGCCAATGTGCTTGACCACTACCCGAACTCCTCCTCTCTCGTTACCGTCGGCGACTACACCAGGCTTCTCCGGCAGTACGCCCAGCAGCACTACAACAAGCACTATGACAACAttctcgacatcgaggaGAACTACGACCCGGACACAGGCGAGCCAAttgtcggcctcggtcgcTCGCACCACTACTTCCACTCCGGCTACGTCGACCTCATCTTGTCCGGCTTCGTCGGTGTGCGTCCTCGTGAGGATGACGTTCTCGAAGTCAACCCCCTAGCCGATCCCGCCGCAATCTCTTACTTCCGTGCCGAGCGCATCTTGTACCACGGCCGCGAGGTCGCCGTTCAGTGGGACGCCACTGGCGAGCATTATGGGGTGGCTGGTCTGcgtgtcgaggtcgacggcaaggtcgtTGCCTCTTCGGACAAGCTGGAACGACTCACTGCCGAAGTCACCCGCGCACCCGTCTCGGTCGTCCGTCCCTTGGCCCAGTCCATCCAGCTCCAGGCCACCGAGCCCCTGCCCATCATCAATGCTTCCGTCCCCAACTACAACGTCGACCGTCTCCACGACGTGTTCGACGGACGAGTCTGGTTCTGGACCCAGgacaccatcgccaacggctTTGATACCCCGGAGAACAGCAACGCCGAGGAGTGGGTCAGCATTGAGTTCGGTTCAACCGTCGATGCTGCGCGTGCTGAggtcgccttcttcgcgaACGAGGAGAGAGGGTTTGATGTGCCCGCCAGCTATAAGCTGCAGGTTCTGAGCGGGGAATGGACCGATGTACCGGATGCAACCTATGACAAGCCCCTGGCGAACGGCATCACCAATGTCAAGTGGACTGCTGTCTCCACGGAGTCTCTCCGCATCTTAGTCACACCACAAGAAGGGAAACGCGTGCGTCTAGTGGAGTTAAAGGTCTTCACGGAATAG